The segment ACATTGTCAATACAGGtggtagaaaacaaaacaaagcaaaacaaaacaaaaacaacattatcTGCTTGTTTTAATACACTTTGTGTTGTTTCTTGCATCTGGGATaaggggagcagggagaaaagGTTTTGTTTAATCAGCTGTAATTTATCAAATAAGAAATCTTCATTCACACATATGAAAAATGTTACTTCataagagagaaagagggaaaattcaagagattttttttttttttttttttttctgagggagACAGTGTAGATGAGCATATTAGAAAAAGTTAcaacctttttttctgaaaaggagCCTTCTTGAGCATCACCCATTTTAAATGCACTCTTGCAGGTAGCCACCACAGACATAAGTACACAGTATAAATTGCTTCAGAGAAACACGTTCACAACACAGTGACaagaatcaaataaaaaaaaaaatcaaataaaaagacatctggcacacattaaaaacaacatttcagagaaatgaaaCATTATGAAGTTCCGGGCCAGTATATTACATTGGCAACATATGATAAAcacattttatctttcttttagtgcaacaaaagaaacagaagctaGGGTAATAGCTATTGTCAAACAGCTACTTTTCTGTCAAGTATTAATTTAAGAGCCTGATGGAGATTTTGAATtaattcccctttttttccatgtaGGCTAAAGTGACTTTGAAGCCACCCAGGTCATTCAGAACTGTCTCAGCTCCCTTCATTGCCATTTCATGGCTAATGGAGCAGGTACAAGACAATAACTTCACAGTCTAGTGCTCCCCTTAAGCTTTTTTATTTGCACACTTTATTGGATGTATGGACACACTCACACATCCTCCGGCTCAaggctccctcctgcccccaacTCAGTGCTCTGCTCCCCGAGGGTCATGGGACCACTTATCTCCTGTTATCAGCAGCCGGCTGTGCAGCTCTGAAGCACAGCAAGAAGCAGCTTTCCTTCTGAAGactttttctgttctgcttcctCTGAGAGCAGCACAGAGAGCCCAAGCCCCAGGGAGGTGGGAGCTGTCTGCAAAGCAGAAGACAGCTCCGTGATTATGCTGCTCCTTTTCTTGGggcctttttctcccctcttttattgtttttccctCTGGGAAGGCAGAGAGAGGCTGCTAACAGGGCCAGGTGTGCACTGGGGAGACTTTTCTCAGTGTTTCTGCTCTCTGAAGGGCAGGTGCGTACCTGTAGATGCTGAGCAGggttgcagttgttcagggggGATCTGAGCCAGACTGCTGGGACTTGACTGGTGCAAGCTCTGCTCAGTGGCAGGGGGGTCCCACCAGCTGAGGGGAAGGTGGAGGGGGACCTGTACAAAAGGGGACAGTCGCTGTGGGACCTGCACAGCCGCTCATCAAACACAGAGAGAGGTGGCAGAGCCTGGCTGCCAGAGCCTAAGCCGAGTGCGGCAGTTTACTAAGGGGTGTCAAAGCATCAGCAAATGCACCCACTCTCATGGGAGACAGGCAGGGGGGATGGGGCAGCACACCGAGGACATGGGGTTTTCTTTGCTCCCTCTTGTGCCAAACACTGCTGTCGGTGGGCTGGACCAAAACCCCTTCCCTCCCGGCCTCCCCGTGCCACAGCCCTGGCCTCGCTCACCCGCCtgctgggggcagtgggggggTGGTGGGGCAGAAATGCTTCCTCAAAGAGTGGTAATCCTGGAGGTGCAAGTGCCGTTCCTGTACATGCTCCCTGACTCCAAGTTGTCCGGGGGAAAGTCCTCCACGCTGTATGCCCTGCTCTTGAGGGCAGTGGCATAGTAGTCGATGGGTTCCTCTGCAGCATTGTCCATCCAACTGAGGCAGAGCAGCCGCTGGAAGGACCGCTTGAAATTGTCCGAGAGAAAGCCATAGAGGATAGGGTTGGCACAGCTGTTGGCGTAGCCCAAGATGACGGAGAGCTGGCTAATGGTGGCATCATCCTGCTCTACAAAGACATTGACCAGCTGCACGATGTAGAAGGGCATCCAGCAGATGACGAAGACCATCACCACCATCATGACCATGAGAGTGATCTTGCGCTCCGAGCGTTTGCGCTGCTGCCAGCCGGCCTTCAGGGCCACCATGCGCATCTTGGCAATGATGAGGATGTAGCAGAGGCAGATGGCCACCACAGGCAGCAAGAAGCCCATCAGAAAGGTGTAGACCACAAAGACCACCAGCCACCTCTGGGTGGGCTCTGGCATGAGCATGTTGCAAGCCACCGTTCCATCACTGTTGGCTGCTGTGTTGGAGAAGATGATGATGGGTAGGATAATGAGGATGGAAAGCACCCAGACTCCCAAATTGACCATCTTAGCCACAGTGGGCCGGCGGTACCTCGCCGCCTTGATGGGGTGCACCACAGCAATGTAGCGGTCCACGCTGAGCACAGTCAGGCAGTAGATGCTGGTGAACATGTTGATGGCGTCCACGCTGAGCACCAGGCGGCAGAGCAGCGAGCCAAAGGGCCAGTGGTGCAGCAGGGTGGAGGTGACCAGGAAGGGGACGCTGAGCATCAGCAGCTCGTCCGCGATGGCCAAGTTGAGGATGTAGATGTTGGTGGCCGTCTTCATCTTGGCATAGCGCAGGATCACGTAGATGACCATGGAGTTGCCGCACAGCCCCACCAGGCACACCACGGAGTAGATGAATGAGATGAGGATGGCGCTGCCCTGAGACTCGCTCAGGGTGCTGTTCGGGGCGCCAGAGGAGTTCCTGCCGCCCGAGTCCatgccccccgccgccgcctcctccaaGGCGCCGCCGGCTCCTCCACCGCCGCTGTCGCTGCCGCCGCTGTCGCTGCCTGCACCGCCCGGGAGCCTGGTGCAGGTGCCATTGGGGAGCATCCTCTGCCCGGACCTCCCCGCTCCCGGCTCAGAGCCGCAGGCTCCCGCCGCTCGCCGGGCGCAGCATCCCGGCGGggctcccggcgccgctgcccCGGGGCGCTGGCATGGGGACGGACGGAGGCGGCCGCCGGCCCCGCTCGCTCCGAGCGGCAGCAATCGCTGCTCCCCGGCTGGTGAATGATTAATAGGCGGCAGCGCGTCACCGGCTACgaaaaggaggagggaaagaaaaaaaaaaatgcgggAGGAGACGTAAGTGGGtgttcctcccccccccacccccccgcctTCCATCCCGCCCCCCCGGCTGCTCGCAGAGCCGGGGCTGCCGAAGGGCAGGCACCCCCGGCCCCTCTGCCCCTACCTCGCTCTGCCCCCGCTGCCCGCACTGCCCCTGCCCCACGCCGTGCCGCCTCAGgtccccctgcagccagcctcTTCTCCTGCCCCTCCGTGCTGCACTGCTCCCTACCTGCGACGGCACCCGGGTCCTGGCCAGGGGCACTCCGGGCAAAGGGTCCATGTCTCCGGCTTCGGGACAAAAGCTTGTTCAGGGGTGGGTGGGCAGTGTTACCTGGCCTGGCATGCTTCGTccctgcacagctgctgcagccgcACCATGCACGCTGCCCGCCCCATGGTGCTGGCACCAGGCACGGCACTGACTACACACCCCACAGCCTTTACCATACATGCACAGCACTGCCTGAAACCAGCGATGCCTACACCTCCTGCAGCCATGCTGCTGCTCCATGCTCCCCACCTTGTCCTATCCCACCACAACCACCAGCCATCACGCATTAGCAGCATCCAATACCTTACAGCACTGCCCCACAGCCCATGCTATGTCCCGAACCTCGTCCTGTTCTTACACCCCCAGCACAACTTGTGCCTCTGTGCTTCTCACATCTAGGAGTGCAGGCACTAGCCTGCACACTACTGCTCACCATTACTGTCTGCACCGTAATGGTGCCAAGAACATCCCAGTTATGCTGCCACACAAACACACCATCTGTCCACTCTTCCGTCCCCTCACGTACTGCTTCTGCTCCCAGTAGCACTTCAAACCGAACCACCTGTATCACCACTCCTGCACATGCACACCCCTTAATACTGCACTTAAAACACTTGCATATCCCTGTTGGGGTTGTGCACCACAAACTGCTTTTATATACTGATGTACACTGTGCTGCTTCATATACACACCCCAATCCCAGACAACGACAATCAAAAACAATAGTTAATCATGCTGTCATCCCTAGACAGATACTGCTTCCTCACACACTTCTTCCACACCACCAGTTACAAACATGTGAACACCAGCAGAATGTCCTGTTAATGCACCTCTACATCCTAGGCAAACATATTTGATCACTTTCACCTACACATCTCCCTCCAGGCAATGTCTCTTATCTTCCTACGTTATCATTCAATGCAGAGTCTGTCCTTACATATTTGCACATAACCACTTAGCCAGCTTTCACATACCACCACCACCTGCCCATTCTCTATTAGCTAGACATGGTTATTCACTAATGCATGCACCGTGCTTGCATCAAGACTCCTTTAGCACACAGATATGTACAAAATTAATAGCTGCTTCTATCTATTGTATCCACACATATGTGTGGGCACACCTCACCTGAGACCAACCTGTTTCTTCACATGAACTGTCACCTATGAGCACCACCTACTTTTCCAAGAACAGCAGGTCCAAACTGCATAAATATCACCATAATGCATATGCTGCCGTGTGCCCCCCACAACATCACTATACACAACGTCACACATGCATCCTCACTTCCTACTCATTTTACCATGCATGCCCATCACCTCCTACGGTTCACACATCTTGTTATCACTGTCTGCCCACCCTCACAATTATACATATTATCACTACCCACCACTTTAATATGCAGATACACACAGCATTACATCAGTTCATTATAACCCATCATCAGGAATTTATCCTCTCTAACACATTATATATCTACATACCCATTATCCCCACCAGCAGCAATTCTAACACATACATGTAATCTCTCCGACTGTATGATTTTTCTCATATCGATCACCACTTCCAACCAGTATATACACCCAGACACTCCAATGGGACCACTGTGTGTTTTTGACACCTTGTAGTAGGTACTATGTTTAACAAATGCACACTTTTGCAGGAGCCTTAAGCAAGCTGTGAATAAGAAGACTGTGGATTTATATCAAATCTTACACAGAAACGTAAtggtataaaataaaaaataaaataatataaaacacCCAAACCATTTGTTAGTAATTGCATTTAAGTTCTATTTGAATGATGTTCTTTGTGACTTTTGGTCATTTTGAGGACTTTTTGTATTTACATTCATGTATAGAAATGCATTTATTGAGCAACCTCTGCAAATGATCTCAATAGTCTTAGGACTATTGCTGTATATGAGTGCTATATCTAGATGTTAGAACACTTAGGGATGTCATGCAAATTTTACTCTGTTGAGTTTTAGAGGTTGTATATTCTAATATACTAGGATCAGAACTTCCAGTATAcagtggaaaaggaaaggaaaggaaaggaaaggaaaggaaaggaaaggaaaggaaagg is part of the Anas platyrhynchos isolate ZD024472 breed Pekin duck chromosome 5, IASCAAS_PekinDuck_T2T, whole genome shotgun sequence genome and harbors:
- the SSTR1 gene encoding somatostatin receptor type 1, which gives rise to MLPNGTCTRLPGGAGSDSGGSDSGGGGAGGALEEAAAGGMDSGGRNSSGAPNSTLSESQGSAILISFIYSVVCLVGLCGNSMVIYVILRYAKMKTATNIYILNLAIADELLMLSVPFLVTSTLLHHWPFGSLLCRLVLSVDAINMFTSIYCLTVLSVDRYIAVVHPIKAARYRRPTVAKMVNLGVWVLSILIILPIIIFSNTAANSDGTVACNMLMPEPTQRWLVVFVVYTFLMGFLLPVVAICLCYILIIAKMRMVALKAGWQQRKRSERKITLMVMMVVMVFVICWMPFYIVQLVNVFVEQDDATISQLSVILGYANSCANPILYGFLSDNFKRSFQRLLCLSWMDNAAEEPIDYYATALKSRAYSVEDFPPDNLESGSMYRNGTCTSRITTL